From the genome of Solanum lycopersicum chromosome 7, SLM_r2.1:
GAGAGGAGTAGACTTACACTTCTAGGTACAATTGTAAAAATGCTTGACCCACCTTGTAGACATTTTCATTAGTTATAACTgttattcataattaaattaaattatcgtTATGGACCATAATTAACTACAACATGTTGGTTTAGTTATgtaattttttcctaaaaagaaaagaacactCGATGTAaccatttttcattaattttgcaTTATACTACTTGCCGAAATCATTTCACATCAATTTTgcatatatttatgaataaaaaattctaaaaaatatatttatgaccTTCATCAAAGTTGTGGTCACATTGCCACATCACCTTTTCTATaatctcctttttttttgtcattaaaCACACACAATGGGCAAAAATGAAGGAAGAAACAATCAAAAAGTAGATGAAGAAATGCTTATATCagaattttcacatatagcaacttaaaaatagtctaattattcttcataactatagtttgattTACAATGCATAACTACATGTTATAGGGGGGAGAAAGGTGAACGAGACTGGGAGCGATAGGAGAGAGGGGAAAGAGGAGGAGAGATgtgaattgtatttgtatatcagttagataaaTGTATACTATACATgtgcatttgtatatataacaagcgagattgagagagggaggagagagacaaacgagattgggagagaaaggagagagacgagcgatactgggagagagaggagagaggagagcgaGAGAGGGCGGAGAGTGGgggagaggtgaattgtatatgtatatcagttagataattgtatattatacatatgcatttgtatatatgacaagagaTATTGGGAGAGGAGGGACAGAGGCGAGCAAGAGAGGGCAGAAAGTGGGAGTGagatgaattatatatgtatatcggttagataattgtatattatacatatctatttatatattctggcgaattatacatatacaaatgtgacttattatacaaactcaaaaccaacacacataattaatgtataatgttagttgcgagtgataattatagaaaattatatttatgataagTAATTAAGTGGCATAAGTTTGATCAATTGATGTATagtatgaaaataaaacatcatAAAGGAAAAGCTAATCGAAGTGTATGTTTGTGTTTGATAAGATCTAACATTTGAGTGAATATGTATTATCCTAAGCTAATCTAATCAATGGCTACTATTAACGACCAGGTAAAAGAAATCACAAAAATGTACTCCATAAGCAACAAAATTTTATCCAATTGTGAcatttttcattaattgatACAATATTTCATTAGTACAACTAATAAGATATAAAATACTAGATAAGCAATCGAAATTTGATTTGTCGATAAGATTTTTTTGAGGAAAAGATTATGGACATCAAAGGATCAGTGATCTGGAGTTTTCATACGCAAATTTTCGATAACTAATTCATATGCATTGTATGCTGCCCTATTCCTTGCAGTAGCTTTATTTTGACTAGATTTTCCCTTTGCAACAAATTTTCCATCGACAATACATTCAAATTCTCCTGTTTCGTCCCAATTATCAACAATATTTATCGTCAATTTATTCTTTTGACAAAGCTCCATAATTTTAGTAATTGGTTGAATTTCAAGTGTTTCTGGAGTTATTAGTGGCTGCAACATATTTTTTATCGCCtgtaatcaaaatataaatcgTATTTCATCAATAGACACTCCCAAAGATACCATAAgctagaaatatatatatatatatatatatatatatatatatatatatatatagggaaaatgcacaagtaccccttagACTATGACGGAAATCTCATAAATATACCTTAATTAAACTAAGTTCCTATTATTCcctgaattattttatttttttttaaattttgtgcacctttttggcttacgtggCGTCCAAATATTTCTCACGCGCCTCAACTGCTTCGGGTCACAGAGTGTGCCACGTAAGATAAAAGGtgtatataattacaaaaagaataagttcaaggggtaataagatcttagtttagttaaggtgccTGAAATTTCGATCATAATTTAgtaggtacttgtgcattttgtccatataaatatataaattctagAGCGAATAATAAAATCACCTGCCAAGTTATATCGATGGAGAAATTACAGTCGATATATATTGCGCCAATTAAGGCTTCAACTATATCTGCAAGAACTTTAGGGGGATTAATGCAACCTAATGAATTCAATGGGTACTCCAACGTAGCACTTCTGAATTCTTCTACCTACGGAAAACAATAAACATACAAACcttttgagatatttaattgatttgatttgatttttcagTGTTCAATTTGGtggtaaaaattgaaattagtttgattcaattaaaaaaatcgaTTTGCACTTACTATACTAAGAAAAATCTTATATTGATGgattatatgaagaaaaaaaaggggggcAAATAAAGACTGAAacgaaaaaatacttttgagtGATGCAATTGAAATTAGATGAATGTAAactaaatttagaaattaatattacaaatcctattatttatgaaaaacaaaagatatgtagaaaagaaaataagaaatggtaaaaaaattaattgaatgataatatgtttttctttgaCCCGCAAGAAATTGGGCAGTGGGGGGAAATGCAAAAGGTAtaaattacacaaaaatttcgatctttttatttgaaaaatcagacaccgaaatttaaaaatattgaattgaaatagttcaaaaaatagaaaaataaaatcagtttgatgtgttattttaaaatttttatcgaATAGGTTTCCAATGGATCAAACTTAAAAGATATTTAATGAATTGAATTTGTTGTTACTCACTCTCATCTCtttaaataaatgtttttgaCAACGTAAATGATCTTGCAAATTGTATTTGATGGCCACTCTAGCAAGTTTTTCAGTATCCACATTGACACTTCTCAAATCTGTGAGATCCTCTGAAGATAAATCAGAATACGCAAAATAATGCTCTTTTGCTATCATTAGACCCAGAACCGAATCACCTACATCAGAAAACTAATTAgtttacaaaatcaaaaaaaaaaaaagtaatgatTTTAGTAAACTCAATCATCAAAATTTGTTGCTTACCTAAATATTCCATTCGATCATTAGATGCCCAATTTTGTGGGACGGAAGGATGAGTAAAAGCTTGATGTAACAAGTCGGGATTCTTAAATTTGTATCCTGTAATTTCTTCTACTAGCCTCTCTCGTTGTTGAAAACTTTGTTCTTCCATggctatataaaaaaaattaaaagtataacAAGTCTGAAGGAAGATCTCTTAATTTAGAATGGgttttatagaattttttttttaataaagatgatgtcataaaataataaaatgacataaatagtcCCTTATGTTTAAGGATATGTTCAAATTAGTTCCTTAAGTATGAACGTCGTAGTTTTGTCAATCCTTTTAAGtttatgaaatgataatatttttaacttccGTCAAATATtagttgaattttatttattagattCGATAAATCTATGCGAGAAATAAATAAACAGCGAGAATTCAAAttgtttcatatatttttaatttactttattattccatacaaggaaaatgactttttatataaaaaatataagaaagaacAAGCTCTAGTAAATATTCCAAATTCATTGTCTTTTCCCATTCATTCAGTCTTCGTGACTATCTTACTCACGAACTGTACTCTCCACTTTATCCCACCCCTATAATATTTTATGCTAATTTACATAAAGATATTTCTCATACAATACTTTCTTACTTACTAAACATGTAAAAGGggcttttaaaaatatttttcatcaaaaacaaattaTGTTGCATCACACCCTAAATCATGGAATAAGGCAAACAAATAGTTCATAGGATACCAACAAGGGTTGTAATTGTAATgtgattattttactttttgactaGAAATATTAGGTAGAGCCTTAAGTATGAAAAAATCTTATTAAAGTGTCACCTTTGAGTAGGCTCTATAAAGCACACTCTAAATTTAATCGATATTTAAGTGTAAATTTTGAAcaccaaatgaaaaaaataaataaattatgattagatcactaaaagagaaaaataatgataCTGATTTTGAACGccacatgaaaaaaataaataagttatgaCTAGATCactaaaagagaaaaagaattaaTACTGACCTGTCCacgaagaaaaagaaaaggcatAGACCATATGGGAAGTATAGTCCATTATTGAACCTATAGTACAATAATAAACTTGTCAATCTTAGAGCTAAAGTACTTTCTTTTAAATGTAATTGGTTAAAACCAAATTCAATTATTGTACTATATATTCAAACCTTAGCCACCAAGCAACACAATGTTATGTTTCCCCACTAATTAAAAAGGTACTCAATGATGAATGATGATacatatgaaattatgaatatgaattcaATGGTCCCTTCGGTTGGAATTTTGCATATTACttgattttttgataattttttgttattcgaatttcaacaatttatttGAATACCTAAATCAACTCCAAATAAGCTCACACTTAAAATATAAGTCCcatttgttataaaataaataaattttaatcagCAAATTATTAGAACAACAACAAATCTAGCAAACTAATTTAGCACTCGTttaagttttttcatgcatggTATGTACGCACTTCAATCATATAGAactgaagataaaaaaaataatagtaatgtaaaattgactaaaatttcAGTAATGTGTAAACAAATCCATTTTGCCAAATATAAATTGTTATTTGAATTTCACAATCCAGTACACACAATTCAACACCGAAAATCTATTTAATCTAATTTCTACAGCTTTTCTACTTATCATTTATGTAAAAACAGTCATTCAAAACGCTtaattattaactaatttttgaaACGCTACTCCAAAAAATAACTCGATCAAAACAATGCCTTGGGGATTTTTCAAAACAATGAGTATGCATTTCAACTTGCAATAAGGAACAACATAGAAACAAATAGTTGTATTTGTAATGCCAGATTATTAGCTATGagctatatat
Proteins encoded in this window:
- the LOC113002617 gene encoding putative dsRNA-specific ribonuclease isoform X1 gives rise to the protein MDYTSHMVYAFSFSSWTAMEEQSFQQRERLVEEITGYKFKNPDLLHQAFTHPSVPQNWASNDRMEYLGDSVLGLMIAKEHYFAYSDLSSEDLTDLRSVNVDTEKLARVAIKYNLQDHLRCQKHLFKEMRVEEFRSATLEYPLNSLGCINPPKVLADIVEALIGAIYIDCNFSIDITWQAIKNMLQPLITPETLEIQPITKIMELCQKNKLTINIVDNWDETGEFECIVDGKFVAKGKSSQNKATARNRAAYNAYELVIENLRMKTPDH
- the LOC113002617 gene encoding putative dsRNA-specific ribonuclease gives rise to the protein MEEQSFQQRERLVEEITGYKFKNPDLLHQAFTHPSVPQNWASNDRMEYLGDSVLGLMIAKEHYFAYSDLSSEDLTDLRSVNVDTEKLARVAIKYNLQDHLRCQKHLFKEMRVEEFRSATLEYPLNSLGCINPPKVLADIVEALIGAIYIDCNFSIDITWQAIKNMLQPLITPETLEIQPITKIMELCQKNKLTINIVDNWDETGEFECIVDGKFVAKGKSSQNKATARNRAAYNAYELVIENLRMKTPDH